A genomic stretch from Schaalia odontolytica includes:
- a CDS encoding XRE family transcriptional regulator, which yields MSDHPIESDSSDQIIVTVEQADALLEMIASDENAGRISSAALSSGLVSLGLAGANGLSGDSARILEPVRAAHTQIAIRVVSPSMRGVIRDWRIWPTMPRSVVMRSDVDGVHFSQVDYCEVPHILAFASLLHAGPTIHDGPPYIPADFVAAIRALDVQRAQDVLNDLVTYGPAESHFAQDCVSGHWSVVTCVREETYRRKWQTGLHYDCFVTDHLHAQIHAPLDEEALARLSADPTLDAPPRAAIWAMMMGMLAP from the coding sequence ATGAGCGACCATCCAATCGAAAGCGACTCCTCGGATCAGATCATCGTCACCGTCGAGCAGGCAGATGCCCTACTCGAGATGATTGCCAGTGACGAGAATGCCGGGCGTATTTCAAGCGCCGCTCTCTCCAGCGGACTGGTGTCGCTCGGACTGGCCGGCGCCAACGGGTTGTCCGGCGATTCCGCACGCATCCTCGAGCCAGTGCGAGCAGCTCACACCCAAATTGCGATCCGCGTCGTATCCCCTAGCATGCGCGGGGTCATACGCGACTGGAGGATCTGGCCAACAATGCCTCGCTCCGTCGTCATGCGTTCCGACGTGGACGGCGTGCACTTCAGCCAGGTCGATTACTGCGAGGTCCCCCATATCTTGGCCTTCGCCTCCCTGCTGCACGCAGGCCCCACCATCCACGATGGGCCTCCTTACATTCCCGCGGATTTCGTCGCTGCGATTCGTGCCCTGGATGTACAGCGCGCTCAGGATGTACTGAACGATCTCGTGACATATGGTCCCGCTGAGTCACACTTCGCCCAGGACTGCGTCTCGGGACACTGGAGCGTCGTAACATGCGTGCGCGAGGAGACATACCGTCGCAAGTGGCAAACCGGCTTACACTATGACTGTTTCGTGACAGACCATCTGCACGCACAAATCCACGCGCCACTTGACGAGGAAGCTCTCGCCCGCCTGTCAGCCGATCCAACACTGGACGCACCGCCACGCGCAGCGATATGGGCGATGATGATGGGAATGCTCGCCCCCTAG
- a CDS encoding ribose-5-phosphate isomerase, whose product MRVHIGTDHAGFELKEKVVAHLREAGHDVVDHGAHTYDALDDYPPFCIEAAQAVVDEPGSLGIVIGGSGNGEQMAANCVEGVRAALVWSDATARLAREHNDANVVAVGARQHSEEEALALIDAFLETPFSGDERHQRRIDLMKDYERSVRA is encoded by the coding sequence ATGCGCGTTCACATCGGCACCGATCACGCCGGTTTCGAACTCAAGGAAAAGGTCGTCGCCCACCTGCGCGAGGCCGGTCACGACGTCGTCGACCACGGAGCTCATACCTACGATGCGCTCGACGACTACCCGCCGTTCTGCATCGAGGCCGCACAGGCCGTCGTCGATGAGCCGGGTAGCCTCGGCATCGTCATCGGCGGCTCCGGTAACGGCGAGCAGATGGCCGCCAACTGTGTGGAAGGCGTGCGCGCCGCCCTCGTGTGGTCGGATGCGACCGCGCGTTTGGCCCGCGAGCACAACGACGCGAACGTCGTGGCCGTCGGTGCCCGCCAGCACAGCGAGGAAGAAGCTCTCGCCCTCATCGACGCGTTCCTGGAGACGCCCTTCAGTGGCGACGAGCGTCACCAGCGCCGCATCGACCTGATGAAGGACTACGAGCGCTCCGTGCGCGCCTGA
- a CDS encoding hemolysin family protein yields the protein MTVALLAVNAFFVAGEFAVTSTRRSQVEPLADEGARGAADALYALRHVSLMLAICQLGVTVASTTLGVVAEPAIAHLVESPLERLGALEATSHVVGFAAALVIVLFCHVVFGEMVPKNISIAAPVRMLLILAPVLVRLGRVLRPIIEAMDRFANWFVRLAGYEPRSEISSTYTVEEVASIVVASQAEGVLTDELGLLSGTLEFSEETAGTAMVPLDTLVVLPEGATPADVEEQVAHTGYSRFPIVREDGDIIGYVHLKDVLYATGEEREQPITPWRIRRLEAVSSDDQVEDALRHMQRTGVHCALVRDAGSVVGILFLEDILELLVGEVRDVLQRP from the coding sequence ATCACCGTGGCGCTGCTGGCCGTCAACGCATTCTTCGTCGCCGGCGAGTTCGCCGTCACCTCGACGCGCCGCTCGCAGGTCGAGCCGCTCGCCGACGAGGGGGCGCGCGGCGCTGCCGACGCCCTATACGCCCTGAGGCACGTGTCGCTGATGCTGGCGATCTGCCAGCTCGGCGTGACGGTCGCGTCCACGACGCTGGGCGTCGTCGCCGAGCCAGCTATCGCGCACCTCGTCGAGTCGCCGCTTGAGCGCCTTGGTGCTCTCGAGGCGACCAGCCACGTCGTCGGATTCGCTGCCGCCCTCGTCATCGTGCTCTTCTGCCACGTCGTCTTTGGCGAAATGGTCCCGAAGAACATCTCGATCGCCGCGCCCGTGCGCATGCTCCTGATCCTGGCCCCCGTCCTCGTGCGCCTGGGTCGGGTCCTGCGCCCCATCATCGAGGCCATGGATCGTTTCGCGAACTGGTTCGTGCGCCTGGCCGGCTACGAGCCGCGCTCGGAAATCTCGTCGACCTACACCGTCGAGGAGGTCGCATCCATCGTCGTGGCCTCCCAGGCCGAGGGCGTTCTCACCGACGAACTGGGTCTGCTCAGCGGTACCCTGGAATTCTCCGAGGAGACGGCCGGAACCGCCATGGTTCCCCTCGACACGCTCGTGGTCTTGCCCGAGGGTGCCACCCCCGCCGACGTGGAGGAACAGGTTGCCCACACGGGCTACTCGCGCTTCCCGATCGTCCGAGAGGACGGCGACATCATCGGCTACGTGCACCTCAAGGACGTCCTGTACGCCACCGGCGAGGAGCGCGAACAACCGATCACCCCGTGGCGCATCCGCCGCCTCGAGGCTGTGTCTTCCGACGACCAGGTTGAGGACGCCTTGCGTCACATGCAGCGAACCGGCGTTCACTGTGCGCTCGTCCGCGACGCGGGAAGCGTCGTCGGCATCCTCTTCCTGGAAGACATCCTCGAGTTGCTGGTCGGCGAAGTGCGCGACGTTCTCCAGCGCCCGTGA
- a CDS encoding multifunctional oxoglutarate decarboxylase/oxoglutarate dehydrogenase thiamine pyrophosphate-binding subunit/dihydrolipoyllysine-residue succinyltransferase subunit — MPTPTASQPDPQWYIAKMRDLYERDPQLLDPSWRAYFSTESAPPQLRTKRPDIPDAAPEASPASPIGTPAPVDPVAPVSVTPPTLDIEDDAPVAAPQQPHVISVTRSDLPPAPPAAVAEATSPYTRQQHGRAAFTLFHGAPAHDELHILKSAARATAKHMEASLSIPTATSQRQIPAKLLIENRALINAHLARTVGGKVSFTHLIGYALVEALCEMPNLNVRYTLEGGKPAVEQLAHIGFGLAIDVADAQGNHSLKVPVIHDADTLTFAEFVNAYQDLVARARTATLTTADFQGASVTLTNPGTLGTTTSVPRLMVGQGLIIGVGATDYPAEFRGVSPKRLASLGIGKTMYFSSTYDHRIIQGAASGRLLGLVDAKLSGRDGFYERVFTSMHVPARPYSWEADYEYDPNREKGKPARIAEIIHAYRSRGHLAADTDPLAYRVRRHPDLDISSYGLSVWDLDRPFPTGGFGGSDQMLLRDILTRLHDTYTRTVGIEYMHIQDPEQRAWVQQRIERPYEAPSPEAQRHILGTLIRAEAFEEFLQTKFMGQKRFSLEGGESLIPLLDHILADSARTGIHEVAIGMAHRGRLNVLANIAGKSYAQIFDEFEGNYIPNSVQGSGDVKYHLGTWGVYSLDDGLATKVYMAANPSHLEAADGVLEGIVRAKQEHLGDPDLPIIPILIHGDAAFIGQGVVQETFNLSQLEGYKTGGTIHIIVNNQIGFTTGPTQGRSTGYATDLAKGMQVPILHVNADDPEAVIRCAHLAFEYRNAFHKDVIIDMVCYRRRGHNEGDDPSMTQPVMYSLIDRIPSTRAVYIRGLVGRGQLTEDEARQSIAQYEAELGRILEETRAGGASSVSEINPGSRTHDPALTAGVGEAGESRDEEWTMPESQMPGIGMMIGWTSAAPAKALRRIGRAHTRFPEGFEPHPKLRQLCERRLEMALGNKPIDWGFAELLAFGTLLMEGTGVRLSGEDVGRATFVQRHAILHDANDGREFTPLRFLTESQARFDVWNSPLSEYGVLAFDYGYSLESPETLTIWEAQFGDFANGAQTVIDEFVCSAEQKWGQRCSLVMLLPHGYEGQGPDHSSARIERYLQLAAQDNMWIVQPSTPANYFHMLRTQAYKRPRKPLIAFTPKQLLRLSAASSHIDEFTLGAFQPVIGDASVTNPASVTRVILCSGRLFYDLVKEREHRGDFSTAIIRLEQLYPLPEAEVAEALDQYPNASVTWAQDEPRNQGAWPHLALNLFPSLGRPVRVVSRPESATTAAGRASLHKEQAATLIAQAFEG; from the coding sequence GTGCCCACTCCCACCGCTTCCCAGCCCGATCCTCAGTGGTACATCGCGAAGATGCGAGACCTCTACGAGCGCGATCCCCAGCTCCTGGACCCCTCCTGGCGCGCCTATTTCTCCACCGAGTCCGCTCCCCCGCAACTGCGCACCAAGCGCCCCGACATCCCCGATGCTGCGCCCGAAGCATCCCCGGCCTCGCCGATCGGCACGCCGGCCCCCGTCGACCCCGTCGCCCCCGTGTCGGTCACCCCGCCCACCCTCGACATTGAAGACGACGCACCCGTGGCCGCACCGCAGCAGCCCCACGTCATCTCCGTGACGCGTTCCGACCTGCCGCCCGCGCCTCCCGCCGCGGTCGCCGAGGCCACCAGCCCCTACACGCGTCAGCAGCACGGCCGCGCGGCCTTCACGCTCTTCCACGGCGCTCCCGCACACGACGAGCTCCACATCCTCAAGTCCGCCGCGCGCGCCACGGCCAAGCACATGGAGGCCTCGCTCTCCATCCCCACCGCGACCTCCCAGCGCCAGATCCCCGCCAAGCTCCTCATCGAAAACCGAGCCCTCATCAACGCGCACCTGGCGCGCACCGTCGGCGGCAAGGTCTCCTTCACGCATCTCATCGGCTACGCCCTGGTGGAGGCGCTGTGCGAGATGCCCAACCTCAACGTGCGCTACACGCTTGAGGGAGGCAAGCCCGCCGTCGAACAGCTCGCCCACATCGGCTTCGGCCTGGCCATTGACGTGGCCGACGCGCAGGGCAACCACTCCCTGAAGGTCCCCGTCATCCACGACGCCGACACTCTGACCTTCGCCGAGTTCGTCAACGCCTACCAGGACCTGGTGGCGCGCGCCCGCACGGCGACGCTGACGACCGCCGACTTCCAGGGTGCCTCCGTGACCCTGACGAACCCGGGCACGCTGGGCACCACCACCTCCGTGCCGCGCCTCATGGTCGGCCAGGGCCTCATCATCGGCGTGGGCGCCACCGACTACCCGGCGGAGTTCCGCGGCGTCTCCCCCAAACGCCTGGCTTCCCTGGGCATCGGCAAGACGATGTACTTCTCCTCCACCTACGACCACCGCATCATCCAGGGTGCGGCGTCGGGGCGCCTCCTCGGCCTCGTCGACGCGAAGCTCTCGGGTCGCGACGGCTTCTACGAGCGCGTCTTCACATCGATGCACGTTCCCGCGCGCCCCTACTCGTGGGAAGCCGACTACGAGTACGACCCGAACCGCGAAAAGGGCAAGCCCGCCCGCATCGCCGAGATCATCCACGCCTACCGTTCGCGCGGCCACCTCGCCGCCGACACGGACCCGCTGGCCTACCGCGTGCGTCGCCACCCCGACCTGGACATCTCCTCCTACGGCCTGAGCGTGTGGGACCTCGACCGTCCCTTCCCCACAGGCGGTTTCGGCGGCTCGGACCAGATGCTGCTGCGCGACATCCTCACACGCCTGCACGACACGTACACGCGCACGGTCGGCATCGAATACATGCACATCCAAGACCCCGAGCAGCGCGCGTGGGTTCAACAGCGCATCGAGCGCCCCTACGAGGCCCCCTCCCCCGAGGCCCAGCGCCACATCCTGGGCACCCTCATCCGCGCCGAGGCCTTCGAAGAGTTCCTGCAGACGAAGTTCATGGGCCAGAAGCGCTTCTCGCTCGAGGGCGGCGAATCCCTGATCCCGCTGCTCGACCACATCCTGGCCGACTCAGCGCGCACCGGCATCCACGAGGTCGCCATCGGCATGGCGCACCGCGGCCGCCTCAACGTGCTGGCCAACATCGCGGGCAAGTCCTACGCGCAGATCTTCGACGAGTTCGAGGGCAACTACATCCCCAACTCGGTCCAGGGATCCGGCGACGTCAAGTACCACCTGGGCACCTGGGGCGTGTACTCCCTCGACGACGGCCTGGCCACCAAGGTCTACATGGCCGCCAACCCCTCGCACCTGGAGGCCGCCGACGGCGTCCTGGAGGGCATCGTGCGCGCCAAGCAGGAGCACCTGGGCGACCCGGACCTGCCGATCATCCCGATCCTCATCCACGGCGACGCGGCCTTTATCGGCCAGGGAGTCGTCCAGGAGACCTTCAACCTCTCCCAGCTCGAGGGATACAAGACCGGCGGCACGATCCACATCATCGTCAACAACCAGATCGGCTTCACGACGGGCCCGACGCAGGGCCGTTCCACCGGCTACGCGACCGACCTCGCCAAGGGCATGCAGGTCCCGATCCTGCACGTGAACGCCGACGATCCCGAGGCCGTCATCCGCTGCGCACACCTGGCGTTTGAGTACCGCAACGCCTTCCACAAGGACGTCATCATCGACATGGTGTGTTACCGCCGTCGCGGTCACAACGAGGGCGACGACCCGTCGATGACCCAGCCCGTCATGTACTCCCTCATCGACCGCATCCCCTCTACTCGAGCCGTGTACATCCGCGGCCTCGTGGGTCGCGGCCAGCTCACCGAGGACGAGGCCCGCCAGTCGATCGCCCAGTACGAGGCGGAACTCGGACGCATCCTCGAGGAGACCCGCGCGGGCGGCGCTTCGTCGGTGTCCGAAATCAACCCGGGCAGCCGCACGCACGACCCTGCCCTCACCGCCGGAGTGGGCGAGGCCGGGGAGTCCCGCGATGAGGAATGGACCATGCCGGAGTCCCAGATGCCCGGCATCGGCATGATGATCGGCTGGACGTCCGCGGCCCCCGCCAAGGCGCTGCGCCGCATCGGCCGCGCTCACACGCGCTTCCCGGAGGGCTTCGAGCCTCACCCCAAGCTGCGCCAGCTGTGCGAGCGCCGCCTGGAGATGGCGCTCGGAAACAAGCCAATCGACTGGGGCTTCGCGGAGCTCCTCGCCTTCGGCACGCTCCTCATGGAGGGCACCGGCGTGCGCCTGTCCGGCGAGGACGTGGGTCGCGCGACCTTCGTCCAGCGTCACGCGATCCTGCACGACGCGAACGACGGGCGCGAGTTCACGCCGCTGCGTTTCCTCACCGAGAGTCAGGCGCGCTTCGACGTGTGGAACTCCCCGCTGAGCGAGTACGGCGTCCTGGCCTTCGACTACGGCTACTCGCTGGAGAGCCCCGAGACACTCACGATCTGGGAGGCCCAGTTCGGAGACTTCGCCAACGGCGCACAGACGGTCATCGACGAGTTCGTCTGCTCGGCCGAGCAGAAGTGGGGCCAGCGCTGCTCTCTCGTCATGCTCCTCCCCCACGGCTACGAGGGTCAGGGACCCGACCACTCGAGCGCGCGCATCGAGCGTTACCTGCAGCTGGCCGCCCAGGACAACATGTGGATCGTCCAGCCCTCCACGCCGGCGAACTACTTCCACATGCTGCGCACGCAGGCCTACAAGCGCCCGCGTAAGCCGCTCATCGCCTTCACGCCCAAGCAGCTGCTGCGCCTGTCGGCCGCATCCTCGCACATCGACGAGTTCACCTTGGGTGCCTTCCAGCCCGTCATCGGCGATGCCTCCGTCACCAATCCGGCATCGGTGACGCGCGTGATCCTGTGCTCGGGCCGCCTGTTCTACGACCTCGTCAAGGAGCGCGAGCACCGCGGCGACTTTTCGACGGCAATCATTCGCCTGGAGCAGCTCTACCCGCTGCCCGAGGCCGAGGTGGCCGAGGCCCTGGACCAGTACCCGAACGCCTCGGTGACGTGGGCGCAGGACGAGCCGCGCAACCAGGGTGCGTGGCCCCACCTGGCGCTCAACCTCTTCCCATCCTTGGGACGACCGGTCCGCGTGGTCTCGCGCCCCGAGTCCGCGACGACCGCCGCGGGACGTGCCTCGCTTCACAAGGAGCAAGCAGCTACCCTTATTGCGCAGGCCTTCGAAGGCTAA
- a CDS encoding hemolysin family protein: MTTALMLVLGIVLTAGTFVFVSAEFSLVAVDQAVLDKKAEEGDRGAASVLRATRTLSTQLSGAQVGITLTTILLGYTTQSALADLLEDLLGSVGLAWGLATGIAAFAAATCINVFSMLFGELVPKNLALAHPLAMAVRVVPFQMAFTAVARPVIWVLGGTANWVLARMGIEPQEEISSARSASELTALVEHSVEEGTFDTSTADLFVNTIRMSTLSAADVMTDRGRLHTLSEGDSAQDVLDLARETGHSRFPVIGDDSDDILGLVSLRRAVAVPAERRAEVPVISSSLMTDAPSVPETVPIGPLMVQLRDEGLQMAVVVDEYGGVSGIVTLEDVVEEIVGEVSDEHDQRRLGIRPRPDGTLLVPGTLRPDELARRTDINLPEDGPYDTIGGLVMNELGEIPVVGSRVIVDGVGIEVAQMQGRRVAQVAITPASGDDQEEEQ; this comes from the coding sequence ATGACGACTGCCCTCATGCTTGTGCTCGGTATCGTCCTCACAGCCGGCACCTTCGTCTTCGTGTCCGCGGAGTTCTCCCTCGTCGCCGTCGACCAGGCCGTCCTCGACAAGAAGGCCGAGGAGGGGGACCGTGGCGCCGCCTCCGTCCTGCGCGCCACCCGCACCCTGTCCACCCAGCTGTCGGGCGCCCAGGTGGGCATAACGCTGACCACGATCCTGCTCGGCTACACGACGCAGAGCGCGCTGGCTGACCTCCTTGAGGATCTGCTCGGATCGGTAGGCCTCGCGTGGGGCCTGGCAACCGGTATCGCGGCCTTTGCCGCCGCGACCTGTATCAATGTCTTTTCGATGCTCTTCGGCGAACTCGTTCCCAAGAATCTCGCCCTTGCCCACCCCCTGGCCATGGCCGTGCGCGTCGTCCCCTTCCAGATGGCCTTCACAGCCGTCGCCCGCCCCGTGATCTGGGTGCTGGGCGGAACCGCGAACTGGGTGCTTGCCCGCATGGGCATCGAGCCGCAGGAGGAGATCTCCTCGGCGCGCTCCGCCTCCGAGCTGACCGCCCTCGTGGAGCATTCCGTCGAAGAAGGCACCTTCGACACGTCCACCGCCGACCTCTTCGTCAACACGATCCGCATGTCCACCCTGAGCGCCGCCGACGTCATGACCGACCGCGGCCGCCTCCACACCCTCAGCGAGGGCGACAGCGCCCAGGACGTGCTCGACCTGGCGCGCGAAACCGGACACTCGCGATTCCCGGTCATCGGCGACGACTCCGACGACATACTCGGCCTGGTCTCCCTGCGCCGAGCGGTCGCCGTGCCCGCCGAGCGCCGAGCCGAGGTCCCCGTCATTTCTTCCTCTCTCATGACCGATGCGCCCTCGGTTCCCGAGACCGTCCCGATCGGCCCCCTCATGGTTCAGCTGCGCGACGAGGGCCTGCAGATGGCCGTCGTCGTCGACGAATACGGCGGAGTCTCCGGCATCGTGACCCTCGAGGACGTCGTCGAAGAGATCGTTGGCGAAGTCTCCGACGAGCACGACCAGCGGCGCCTGGGCATTCGGCCGCGCCCCGACGGCACCCTCCTCGTGCCCGGCACGCTGCGCCCCGACGAACTCGCGCGCCGAACGGACATCAACCTGCCCGAGGACGGCCCCTACGACACCATCGGCGGCCTCGTCATGAACGAGCTCGGTGAGATCCCCGTCGTCGGATCGCGCGTGATCGTCGACGGCGTCGGCATCGAGGTCGCTCAGATGCAGGGACGACGCGTCGCCCAGGTGGCCATCACGCCCGCGTCCGGCGACGATCAGGAGGAGGAGCAGTGA
- a CDS encoding glycerophosphodiester phosphodiesterase, translated as MMPVTMRQGPIVFAHRGGSEEAPENTMSAFTHVYEAGIRHVETDAHVTADGKVVVCHDETVDRCYDGSGAIAQLTWRELSKLRHRESGEQMPLLAQVLEAFPDMYFNIDAKEAGVEGPLLDVIADHGAADRVLVASFSEPRLRAVRDIAASDPARAVSTSLGTEAVVRLVGAAKSATNPAWWHVPGPCRGAMAAQVPMHQGPIRVVDERFVATAHTLGLAVHVWTINTVADVLRLLEVGVDGIITDRPVFLRDFLDQRGLWTQPPAPGSVSGPRD; from the coding sequence ATGATGCCCGTCACCATGCGTCAGGGACCCATCGTCTTCGCCCACCGCGGCGGCAGCGAGGAGGCCCCCGAGAACACGATGAGCGCTTTCACTCACGTGTACGAGGCTGGGATCCGTCACGTGGAGACCGACGCCCACGTGACCGCCGACGGCAAGGTTGTCGTCTGCCACGACGAGACCGTGGACCGCTGCTACGACGGAAGCGGTGCGATCGCGCAGCTGACGTGGCGCGAGCTGTCCAAGCTGCGCCATCGTGAATCCGGGGAGCAGATGCCGCTGCTCGCCCAGGTGCTCGAGGCCTTCCCGGACATGTACTTCAACATCGACGCGAAGGAGGCGGGCGTGGAAGGCCCGCTTCTGGACGTCATCGCCGACCACGGCGCGGCCGATCGCGTGCTCGTGGCCTCCTTCTCCGAGCCGCGCCTGCGCGCCGTGCGTGACATCGCGGCTTCGGATCCGGCCCGTGCGGTTTCGACGTCGCTGGGCACCGAGGCCGTCGTACGCCTCGTGGGTGCTGCAAAGAGCGCCACGAACCCCGCCTGGTGGCATGTGCCCGGCCCGTGCCGGGGAGCAATGGCCGCTCAGGTCCCCATGCACCAGGGCCCCATCCGCGTCGTCGATGAGCGCTTCGTAGCCACCGCCCACACCCTCGGCCTGGCTGTACACGTGTGGACCATCAACACGGTGGCCGACGTGCTGCGCCTCCTCGAGGTCGGCGTCGACGGCATCATCACCGACCGACCCGTCTTCCTGCGCGACTTCCTGGACCAGCGGGGCCTGTGGACGCAGCCCCCGGCTCCCGGTTCTGTTTCGGGCCCCAGGGACTGA
- a CDS encoding sodium:proton antiporter, with amino-acid sequence MTYPWWSLLPFVAMLGCIAVLPIIPKTAHWWEKESSQLSVALLLGVPTTIWMFMKAGTGPLIATGVEYVQFISLLFALFVVSGGIHLAGDIKATPRNNTIFLAIGGLLASFIGTTGAAMLLIRPLLETNKERKHRVHTVLFTIFIVANCGGILTPLGDPPLFLGYLHGVPFAWTFALWKEWLFVLALLLLSYYSIDRVRYASEDTSSIEADDREIKPLRLHGTINLLFFAVIILSVAFAPSWDGEALAEGHVHSWTELVPWREIIMLTVAGLSYKLSDKKVRFEENAFTWAPIMEVATLFIGIFATMAPALRYLEQIAPSLPLTRMTYFVFTGGLSSILDNAPTYMTFFEMAKASGGEGTLVAGVPEYYLIPISLGAVFCGAITYIGNGPNFMVKSVAESDGVPMPSFGRYIGYAFTLLVPTLAAMAMIFVGESWLVRGLGIALAAGLAFLSLVRIRRAGLDEAVADFSGDE; translated from the coding sequence ATGACCTATCCCTGGTGGAGCCTGCTCCCCTTCGTCGCGATGCTCGGATGCATCGCCGTCTTGCCAATCATCCCCAAGACCGCGCACTGGTGGGAAAAGGAATCCTCCCAGCTGTCCGTCGCGCTCCTGCTGGGCGTGCCGACGACGATCTGGATGTTCATGAAGGCGGGCACCGGACCGCTGATCGCCACGGGCGTGGAGTACGTGCAGTTCATTTCGCTGCTCTTCGCGCTGTTCGTGGTGTCCGGCGGCATTCACCTGGCCGGCGACATCAAGGCGACCCCGCGCAACAACACGATCTTCCTGGCGATCGGCGGCCTGCTGGCCTCGTTCATCGGGACGACGGGCGCGGCCATGCTGCTGATCCGCCCGCTCCTGGAAACCAACAAGGAACGTAAGCACCGCGTGCACACGGTCCTGTTCACGATCTTCATTGTGGCGAACTGTGGTGGCATACTGACTCCGCTCGGCGATCCGCCGCTGTTCCTCGGCTATCTGCACGGCGTCCCCTTCGCGTGGACCTTCGCGCTGTGGAAGGAGTGGCTGTTCGTTCTGGCGCTGCTGCTCCTGTCGTACTACTCGATCGACCGCGTGCGTTACGCGTCCGAGGACACGTCCTCGATCGAGGCCGACGACCGCGAGATCAAGCCCTTGAGGCTGCACGGCACAATCAACCTCCTGTTCTTCGCGGTCATCATCCTCTCGGTCGCTTTCGCTCCCTCGTGGGACGGCGAGGCCCTGGCCGAGGGGCACGTGCATTCCTGGACCGAGCTGGTTCCGTGGCGCGAGATCATCATGCTCACGGTCGCGGGCCTGTCCTACAAGCTTTCGGATAAGAAGGTGCGCTTCGAGGAGAACGCCTTCACGTGGGCCCCGATCATGGAGGTCGCGACCCTCTTCATCGGCATCTTTGCGACGATGGCGCCGGCGCTGCGCTACCTGGAGCAGATCGCGCCGTCGCTGCCGCTGACGCGCATGACGTACTTCGTGTTCACGGGTGGCCTGTCCTCGATCCTGGATAACGCCCCGACGTACATGACGTTCTTCGAGATGGCGAAGGCGTCCGGCGGCGAGGGCACCCTGGTCGCGGGCGTGCCCGAGTACTACCTGATCCCGATTTCGTTGGGTGCCGTGTTCTGTGGCGCGATCACCTACATCGGCAATGGCCCGAACTTCATGGTCAAGTCGGTCGCCGAGTCCGACGGTGTGCCCATGCCGTCCTTCGGCCGATACATCGGCTACGCGTTCACGCTCCTGGTGCCGACCCTGGCCGCCATGGCGATGATCTTCGTGGGCGAGTCCTGGCTGGTTCGAGGCCTGGGCATCGCTCTGGCCGCCGGCCTGGCGTTCCTCTCGCTCGTGCGTATCCGTCGCGCGGGCCTGGACGAGGCTGTGGCCGACTTCAGCGGCGACGAGTGA
- a CDS encoding M23 family metallopeptidase — MSDTECPLPKRSQLRAARSENRDESRDNPITAEIPLGDEPVAPPPPPAAKKAVEEPPSLPASSPDDEPDPDEEATASSAPSGETEGEPEEESSPGGSRRANVHPVGYALRALLVMGLAGTTIAVPMTGRVGSDSSLTVPARAFGISVGGPSWAVSTTLPQATALDGTLTANSRAKANAPVSITGCASGAGADGNRNVRVVADTIYWPLAQGTYTVTSPFTMRISPVSGQLLAHEGIDMAAPLDTPITSVYGGVVEEVSENSRSGAYVQIKHTKSDGTVFYSAYLHQYMNKITVKVGDTVTAGQVIGAVGNNGWSTGPHLHFEIHDSSNTPVDPEAWMQTNKALYLGQESCS, encoded by the coding sequence GTGAGCGACACTGAATGCCCGCTGCCGAAGCGGTCGCAGCTGCGCGCAGCGCGCTCCGAGAACCGGGACGAGTCCCGGGACAACCCGATTACCGCCGAGATTCCGCTCGGTGACGAACCCGTCGCCCCTCCACCGCCCCCGGCCGCGAAGAAAGCAGTGGAGGAACCCCCGTCCCTGCCCGCCTCGTCGCCCGACGACGAGCCCGACCCCGACGAGGAGGCCACTGCCTCGTCCGCCCCGTCTGGAGAGACTGAGGGCGAACCCGAGGAAGAGTCCTCGCCCGGGGGTTCGCGACGCGCAAATGTCCACCCCGTCGGATACGCGTTGCGCGCCCTCCTCGTGATGGGCCTGGCGGGTACGACGATCGCCGTTCCCATGACGGGACGCGTCGGCTCCGACTCCTCTCTGACCGTGCCCGCGCGCGCCTTCGGCATCTCGGTGGGCGGCCCGAGCTGGGCCGTCTCGACGACCCTGCCCCAGGCCACCGCCCTGGACGGCACCCTCACCGCGAACTCGCGCGCCAAGGCCAATGCCCCCGTCTCCATCACCGGATGCGCCTCGGGCGCCGGCGCGGATGGAAACCGCAACGTGCGCGTCGTCGCCGACACGATCTACTGGCCGCTCGCCCAGGGCACATACACCGTGACCTCGCCCTTCACGATGCGTATTTCGCCCGTGTCAGGTCAGCTCCTCGCCCATGAGGGGATTGACATGGCAGCCCCGCTCGACACGCCCATCACCTCCGTGTACGGCGGCGTCGTCGAGGAGGTTTCGGAGAACTCTCGCTCGGGTGCTTACGTGCAGATCAAGCACACGAAGTCCGACGGCACCGTCTTCTACTCAGCCTACCTTCACCAGTACATGAACAAGATTACGGTGAAGGTCGGCGACACCGTCACCGCCGGGCAGGTCATCGGCGCGGTCGGAAATAACGGCTGGTCGACGGGCCCGCACCTGCACTTCGAGATTCACGACTCCTCGAACACCCCGGTGGACCCCGAGGCGTGGATGCAGACAAACAAAGCTCTTTATCTCGGACAGGAGTCTTGCTCATGA